In a genomic window of Opitutales bacterium:
- a CDS encoding sulfatase: protein MENPPNIILINCDDLGYGDLGCYGSTINASPHVDALAAGGTRLTDFYSASLVCSASRAALMTGCYPPKVGFGRRPVLFPGENTGLSCDETTVAKIFKKAGYATQIIEKWHCGDQPEFLPTVHGFDHYFGIPFSNDMGRQVNNKGKLNERPPLPLLRDQTVIQEQPDQRGITERYTDEALQFIGANRDQPFFLYLAHMYVHVPLFVPKQFLDVSENGAYGGAVAAIDWSTGAIVDRLKQLGLFENTIIVFTSDNGSRARGEGGSNDPLRGHKAQTWEGGQRVPCIMHWPERIPADATYSGVTRNFDLLPTLAELAGVDGTTHYPIDGKSFSKNLSQNAVPVHNESFAYFSGDNLEAVRVGKWKLHFHKKDEGAVHALYDLENDVAEQENLLGQNPEAVSELSAFADQIRTELGDSLSEKEGAAIRSSGYKEDARPLTEFREDCPYMIAYYDLPDMPTMAG, encoded by the coding sequence ATGGAGAATCCTCCCAATATCATTCTCATCAACTGCGATGACCTTGGCTATGGCGATCTCGGTTGCTACGGCTCTACAATCAATGCCTCGCCTCATGTTGATGCACTTGCTGCTGGCGGCACGCGTCTTACAGATTTTTACTCTGCGAGTCTGGTATGCTCGGCTTCTCGTGCCGCATTGATGACGGGTTGTTATCCTCCGAAAGTGGGTTTTGGTCGCAGGCCGGTTCTGTTTCCTGGGGAAAATACCGGCCTTAGCTGTGATGAAACCACCGTAGCAAAGATCTTTAAAAAGGCTGGTTATGCTACCCAGATCATAGAGAAGTGGCATTGCGGTGATCAGCCTGAGTTCTTGCCTACTGTCCACGGCTTTGATCATTATTTTGGCATCCCATTTAGCAATGATATGGGGAGGCAGGTGAACAATAAGGGAAAGTTGAATGAAAGGCCGCCCTTGCCACTGTTGCGTGATCAAACAGTCATTCAAGAGCAGCCCGATCAGCGAGGCATTACCGAACGCTACACGGATGAGGCGCTTCAATTCATAGGCGCCAATAGAGATCAGCCATTTTTCCTCTATCTAGCCCACATGTATGTGCACGTGCCGTTATTTGTACCAAAGCAGTTTTTGGATGTCTCTGAAAACGGTGCTTATGGAGGTGCAGTCGCGGCTATTGACTGGAGTACAGGCGCCATCGTGGATCGGTTGAAGCAGTTAGGACTCTTTGAAAATACCATCATCGTGTTCACCTCTGATAATGGATCGCGCGCGCGCGGTGAGGGGGGGAGTAACGACCCACTGCGAGGACACAAAGCCCAGACTTGGGAAGGAGGGCAACGCGTGCCTTGTATCATGCATTGGCCTGAGCGTATTCCTGCTGATGCCACCTACTCAGGCGTAACACGAAATTTTGATCTCTTGCCGACTCTAGCTGAGCTTGCGGGCGTGGATGGGACGACCCACTACCCGATTGATGGTAAGAGCTTTTCAAAAAACCTAAGTCAAAACGCGGTACCGGTGCATAATGAGAGCTTCGCATACTTCTCCGGGGATAATTTGGAGGCGGTCCGCGTCGGAAAGTGGAAACTGCATTTTCATAAAAAGGATGAAGGCGCGGTCCATGCACTCTACGACTTGGAGAATGACGTCGCTGAACAGGAGAATCTCCTAGGACAAAACCCGGAGGCTGTATCTGAGTTAAGCGCCTTTGCTGACCAGATACGTACTGAACTTGGTGATAGTTTGAGCGAGAAGGAAGGCGCAGCAATCCGTTCAAGTGGTTACAAAGAAGACGCTCGACCGTTGACTGAGTTCCGAGAAGATTGTCCTTACATGATCGCATACTACGACCTGCCTGACATGCCGACAATGGCCGGCTAG
- a CDS encoding thymidine phosphorylase, with protein sequence MRKKIISARKFVKPSFAALIEKKRSGGELSDEEIRYVVDSILDKEMPEFQMAALAMAVYFQGMSAQETATFAEEMMLSGEVIDLTEISRPKIDKYSTGGVGDKTALVLAPLAAACGVVSPTMNGVDEELEISNISKLSSIPKIKTKADIDEFIDQLKTVGCIFTEQHKEISPVDTILYKLRTQTGTIPSLPLITGSVLSRKLAEGAEGLVVDVKWGNGSFIKDVEQAKQLARSITRVGRSMNRRCVALVTDMNQPLGDTVGTALEVREAIDLLKGEGPEDLQELVLKLGMEIVRLAGVAGSTLSAKQTVQKRLKDGSALQKFKEMIEAQGGDPTYVDDPEKFPKAKYVRKLPAPKRGYVHTIDASMIATGVRILAEKKRGMDYAVGVSEIKKVGTQVKQGEPLMMIHYNDEAKVEEALEYLRNAYRLAPKRPTPPELIVERVA encoded by the coding sequence ATGCGCAAGAAAATTATATCAGCACGCAAATTCGTAAAGCCGTCATTTGCTGCTCTCATAGAGAAAAAACGGTCTGGTGGCGAACTCTCTGACGAAGAGATTCGCTACGTGGTAGATTCCATTTTGGATAAGGAGATGCCAGAGTTTCAGATGGCAGCTCTCGCAATGGCGGTCTATTTCCAAGGTATGTCCGCACAGGAGACAGCTACATTTGCAGAGGAAATGATGCTTTCGGGCGAAGTGATTGATTTAACTGAAATCAGCCGTCCTAAGATCGACAAATATTCGACGGGTGGTGTTGGAGATAAGACAGCCTTAGTTTTGGCTCCTTTGGCGGCTGCCTGTGGTGTTGTGTCTCCCACGATGAACGGTGTGGATGAAGAGCTGGAAATCTCAAACATCTCAAAGCTCTCCAGTATTCCGAAGATCAAAACCAAAGCAGACATCGATGAGTTTATCGATCAGTTGAAGACCGTGGGCTGCATCTTCACCGAGCAGCACAAAGAAATTTCCCCTGTAGACACTATTCTCTACAAACTACGCACGCAGACTGGGACGATTCCAAGCCTGCCCCTCATCACAGGCAGTGTCTTGAGCCGGAAGCTTGCAGAAGGCGCTGAAGGTCTTGTGGTTGATGTGAAGTGGGGCAATGGCTCGTTCATCAAGGACGTTGAGCAAGCTAAGCAGCTCGCCCGTTCGATCACACGTGTTGGCCGCTCCATGAATCGTCGCTGTGTCGCGCTGGTGACGGATATGAATCAACCGCTGGGTGATACGGTCGGCACGGCTCTTGAAGTCCGCGAAGCTATCGATCTTTTGAAGGGTGAGGGTCCTGAAGACCTCCAAGAGCTTGTATTGAAACTCGGTATGGAGATCGTGCGGCTTGCAGGTGTGGCTGGATCCACGCTATCGGCAAAGCAAACTGTTCAAAAGCGCCTCAAGGATGGTTCAGCACTTCAGAAATTCAAAGAGATGATCGAGGCCCAAGGGGGCGACCCCACCTATGTGGACGATCCTGAGAAATTTCCGAAAGCAAAATATGTCAGAAAGCTGCCTGCACCGAAGCGTGGCTATGTGCATACTATCGACGCTAGCATGATTGCTACGGGGGTCCGCATTCTCGCAGAAAAGAAGCGCGGCATGGACTATGCCGTGGGCGTAAGTGAGATCAAAAAAGTAGGCACTCAGGTGAAACAAGGAGAACCTCTTATGATGATCCATTACAACGACGAGGCAAAGGTAGAAGAGGCACTCGAATACCTTAGAAATGCCTACCGACTTGCACCCAAGCGTCCAACACCTCCCGAGTTGATCGTGGAGCGTGTAGCCTAA
- a CDS encoding TatD family hydrolase, protein MIDAHCHFHFPEVLEAAVEFLEEQSAEYQCVCNGTQPEDWEDVAELADRFEGVTPAFGVHPWQVKDAAEIEGTMELLRETLKRHPSAQVGEIGLDRWIEGYDIDLQIQWFIAQLALAAELKRPATIHCLKAWGQLRKVLASADLPKTFLIHAYSGPRELIRTLVDVGAYFSFSTYFLGESQVKKRAVFEHIPIERILVETDAPSMCPKVEVSGRQVVSGGHNHPGNLDLAYAGLAEFRGLGVVELHQIVEDNFCRFCAG, encoded by the coding sequence ATGATCGACGCGCACTGCCATTTCCACTTCCCTGAGGTCCTTGAGGCGGCTGTCGAGTTTTTGGAAGAACAAAGTGCTGAGTATCAATGCGTGTGCAACGGGACGCAGCCGGAAGACTGGGAGGATGTAGCTGAGCTCGCGGATCGTTTTGAAGGAGTGACACCTGCTTTTGGTGTGCATCCATGGCAAGTAAAGGATGCTGCGGAGATTGAGGGGACGATGGAACTGCTTAGGGAAACGCTGAAGCGCCATCCCAGTGCTCAGGTAGGAGAGATCGGGCTGGATCGATGGATCGAGGGTTACGATATCGATCTACAGATCCAGTGGTTTATAGCGCAGTTGGCGTTGGCTGCTGAACTGAAAAGACCAGCGACGATTCACTGCCTGAAGGCATGGGGCCAACTGCGGAAGGTGCTCGCATCGGCAGATCTTCCAAAGACTTTCCTCATTCACGCATACTCAGGGCCTCGGGAGTTGATTCGAACCTTGGTCGATGTGGGAGCCTACTTTTCGTTTTCGACTTATTTTCTGGGGGAGTCGCAAGTTAAGAAACGGGCAGTGTTTGAGCATATCCCCATCGAACGCATTCTGGTAGAGACTGACGCGCCGTCGATGTGCCCGAAGGTGGAGGTGAGCGGGCGACAGGTAGTCAGTGGGGGGCATAACCATCCCGGGAATCTTGACTTAGCCTACGCGGGATTGGCTGAATTTAGGGGTCTAGGTGTGGTTGAATTGCATCAGATCGTTGAGGACAATTTTTGTCGATTTTGTGCGGGGTGA
- a CDS encoding HAD hydrolase-like protein, whose protein sequence is MTPILFDLDGTLIDHFTTIHKAYAHTQRKLGLPEADYDKVRRTVGGSIQLTMRRLIGDDPRYDEAIQIFKEHFAEIMFDDVIVLPGTLELCRALKEAGNRLAVFTNKYGPHARSICEHLGYSQYMDLVIGAEDTPYRKPHLEYSKIVLEKLGVKAEETILVGDSPFDVDAARVVQMQAAYVVSTGSHTAHQLEEETDANGVFQSMQDLAKEVFSIEI, encoded by the coding sequence ATGACCCCTATACTCTTCGATCTTGATGGCACGCTCATCGATCACTTTACGACGATTCATAAAGCCTACGCTCATACGCAACGTAAGCTGGGTCTACCGGAAGCCGACTACGATAAGGTGAGACGCACCGTCGGAGGAAGTATTCAGCTTACCATGCGGCGGCTTATCGGTGACGACCCCCGCTACGATGAGGCGATTCAAATATTTAAAGAACATTTTGCTGAAATCATGTTTGACGATGTCATCGTCTTGCCGGGAACGCTCGAGCTGTGCCGAGCATTAAAGGAAGCTGGCAATCGCCTCGCAGTCTTCACAAATAAGTATGGGCCCCATGCACGATCAATCTGCGAACATCTCGGCTACAGCCAATATATGGATCTCGTCATTGGCGCTGAAGATACTCCATACCGAAAACCCCACTTAGAATACTCGAAAATAGTGCTCGAGAAACTCGGCGTTAAAGCAGAAGAAACGATCTTGGTAGGTGACTCACCGTTTGATGTGGATGCCGCGCGTGTGGTCCAAATGCAGGCAGCCTATGTTGTATCTACTGGAAGTCATACAGCCCATCAACTTGAAGAAGAGACAGATGCCAACGGGGTATTTCAGAGCATGCAGGACCTTGCGAAGGAAGTATTCAGCATAGAGATCTAA
- the malQ gene encoding 4-alpha-glucanotransferase has translation MPAPLFNWLHQRHSGCLAHISALPSNYGIGNLGRGARAFVDLLADCSISQWQICPLGPTGFGDSPYSAFSAFAGNPYFIDWSELIDNNLLSKHELLPLTLLPHDYVSYGDLYHQFWPIAYRVAQRWVKDPFDLDEDYTYSRFQKEESDWLEDFALFRGLKSAFNGIDWTQWPRKYRIYASAKKQKLPKGVTVADIEAEKFLQYIFFHQWRKLKVYAKEVGVQIVGDLPIFISKDSAEAWARPDLFITDAKTGCPSVMAGVPPDYFSELGQLWGNPLYDWATHASDGYAWWLRRFDSAFNFFDIVRLDHFRGFEAYWEVPAGAKDARAGTWKPGPGIELFQALRKRKPDARIIAEDLGTITDEVNALREDSGIPGMAILQFGFGGSSDNWYLPHNHEANQAVYTGSHDNNTSLGWYREVDDTTRDHLRRYFRVSGETPGWDLIRAAYASPCRISFVMLQDFLSLGTEARFNLPGSSQGNWKWRATARQLEGFYHNSHHYVRGLSELYGRH, from the coding sequence ATGCCCGCACCTCTTTTCAATTGGTTACATCAACGCCACAGTGGCTGTTTGGCTCATATCTCCGCGCTGCCCAGCAACTATGGGATTGGGAATTTGGGACGGGGTGCCCGCGCCTTTGTCGACCTTCTAGCCGATTGCTCGATCTCGCAGTGGCAGATTTGCCCGCTAGGGCCAACCGGATTCGGTGATTCTCCCTACTCTGCTTTCAGCGCATTTGCGGGGAACCCTTACTTCATAGACTGGAGTGAGCTCATTGATAACAACTTACTGAGTAAACATGAGCTTTTGCCACTGACGCTCCTACCTCATGATTATGTATCCTATGGAGATCTTTATCATCAATTCTGGCCCATAGCCTACCGAGTTGCCCAGCGCTGGGTGAAGGATCCTTTCGATTTGGACGAGGATTACACTTACAGTCGCTTCCAAAAAGAAGAGTCGGATTGGCTAGAAGACTTTGCCCTGTTTCGGGGCCTGAAATCGGCTTTTAATGGAATCGATTGGACTCAGTGGCCCAGAAAATACCGGATTTATGCCTCGGCAAAAAAACAGAAGCTGCCCAAAGGTGTCACAGTTGCGGATATAGAAGCCGAGAAATTCCTCCAATATATATTTTTTCATCAATGGCGAAAGCTGAAGGTATATGCCAAAGAGGTGGGCGTGCAGATTGTTGGCGATCTGCCCATCTTTATTTCTAAAGATTCAGCGGAAGCCTGGGCCCGGCCCGATTTATTCATCACTGACGCAAAGACAGGATGCCCGTCCGTCATGGCGGGTGTCCCTCCCGACTATTTCTCTGAACTGGGCCAACTCTGGGGCAACCCTCTCTATGACTGGGCAACGCATGCCTCCGACGGGTATGCATGGTGGTTGAGGCGCTTCGACTCTGCTTTTAATTTTTTCGACATCGTCCGGCTCGACCATTTTCGAGGATTTGAAGCCTATTGGGAGGTCCCGGCGGGTGCAAAAGACGCACGCGCAGGCACCTGGAAACCCGGCCCTGGAATTGAGTTATTCCAAGCCCTAAGAAAGCGGAAGCCCGATGCGCGCATTATCGCAGAAGATCTAGGTACAATAACAGATGAAGTAAATGCTCTGCGCGAGGATTCGGGTATACCAGGCATGGCTATTCTCCAATTCGGCTTCGGAGGCTCCTCCGACAATTGGTATCTTCCTCATAATCACGAGGCCAATCAAGCAGTCTATACCGGCTCGCATGATAATAATACCTCGCTCGGGTGGTACCGCGAAGTTGACGATACCACACGTGATCACCTGCGACGTTATTTCAGAGTAAGCGGAGAAACCCCAGGTTGGGACCTGATCCGGGCCGCTTACGCCTCACCCTGCCGTATCAGCTTTGTTATGCTACAGGACTTTCTTTCGCTCGGAACGGAGGCCCGTTTCAATCTACCCGGCTCCTCGCAAGGTAACTGGAAGTGGCGGGCCACAGCCCGTCAACTCGAGGGTTTCTATCATAACAGCCATCATTACGTCCGTGGGCTCAGCGAACTGTATGGGCGGCACTAG
- a CDS encoding ABC transporter permease produces the protein MAAQAQKSEYAIHTEANVFRVALAGHWTLEAGITSLSEPLEETWANVSEAKPERIEINTSDVIAWDSAILPALMQLKRFSQAQGLAWSDAGLDEGMRGLLELAVAVPEKEGSQRQVSKTGLLKQVGLATVKLRADADQWLKFIGDLILGGLDLARGKMRFRWRDFLMTLQQVGPDALPIVTLISFLVGLIVAFLGAVVLVEFGASYYVSYLVGYGMLREMGALMVGIIMAGRTGAAFAAEIGSMKVNEEIRALETLGINPIVFIVFPRMFALVLMMPLLTLYADLIGVLAGMLVSESMLSLDSQIFLKGFLEAVSIADLNLGLIKGTVFGMIVAASGCMRGMESGSSADAVGKATTSAVVTAITLIVAANAFIDYLAATFGF, from the coding sequence ATGGCAGCACAAGCGCAAAAGTCCGAGTATGCGATTCACACGGAGGCGAATGTATTTCGTGTTGCTCTGGCTGGGCACTGGACACTGGAGGCTGGCATTACGTCGCTCAGCGAGCCTTTAGAAGAGACTTGGGCGAATGTGAGCGAGGCGAAACCCGAGCGCATTGAGATAAACACGTCCGATGTAATCGCATGGGATTCGGCGATTCTCCCGGCGCTCATGCAGTTGAAAAGATTTTCTCAGGCACAAGGTTTGGCTTGGTCAGACGCTGGCTTAGATGAGGGGATGCGTGGCCTTCTCGAGCTGGCGGTCGCGGTTCCTGAGAAAGAGGGCTCACAGAGACAGGTCTCTAAAACTGGCCTTTTGAAACAGGTAGGTTTGGCGACCGTGAAGCTGCGCGCCGATGCAGATCAATGGCTCAAATTCATCGGTGACTTAATTTTGGGCGGCTTGGATTTGGCTCGGGGTAAAATGCGTTTTCGCTGGCGCGATTTCCTGATGACTCTGCAGCAGGTTGGTCCAGATGCCTTACCCATTGTCACGCTAATCAGTTTCCTCGTCGGTCTAATCGTCGCCTTTCTGGGTGCTGTGGTGCTCGTGGAGTTTGGTGCCTCCTACTATGTCAGCTATCTGGTCGGGTATGGGATGTTGCGTGAGATGGGTGCTTTGATGGTCGGTATCATCATGGCGGGGAGAACGGGAGCCGCATTTGCCGCTGAAATCGGTAGCATGAAAGTAAATGAAGAGATCCGAGCTCTTGAGACTCTGGGAATCAACCCGATCGTGTTCATTGTTTTTCCCAGGATGTTTGCACTCGTTTTGATGATGCCATTGCTCACGCTTTATGCAGATTTGATCGGCGTTCTGGCAGGTATGTTAGTCTCCGAATCAATGCTGTCGCTAGACTCTCAGATCTTTTTGAAGGGATTTTTGGAGGCAGTTTCGATCGCCGATCTAAACCTCGGGCTGATCAAGGGCACGGTATTTGGTATGATCGTCGCGGCTTCTGGATGTATGCGGGGCATGGAGAGTGGCAGTAGTGCTGATGCAGTTGGAAAGGCCACGACTTCTGCTGTCGTCACAGCGATCACACTGATCGTCGCCGCAAACGCATTTATTGATTATCTCGCGGCAACATTTGGTTTTTGA
- a CDS encoding SufE family protein: protein MSSMDQKRQELADQLSFIEDPYERFAYIIDIGKQHPSVDGEFKQPMFEVEGCSSQLFLVPEFKEGQCIYHCDADAQIVKGIAAVLCQFYSHEAPRDVIEVEPDFMADLGITQHLSPSRRNGLGLIREKIKNFAEACLEEQAS from the coding sequence ATGAGTTCTATGGACCAAAAACGGCAGGAGCTGGCTGATCAGTTGTCATTTATTGAGGATCCCTACGAGCGCTTCGCCTATATTATCGATATCGGGAAGCAACATCCATCCGTGGATGGGGAATTTAAGCAACCCATGTTTGAGGTCGAGGGGTGTTCGTCGCAGCTGTTTCTGGTTCCTGAATTTAAGGAGGGGCAATGTATCTACCATTGTGATGCAGATGCGCAAATTGTGAAGGGGATCGCTGCGGTGTTGTGCCAGTTCTACTCACATGAGGCTCCGCGGGATGTGATTGAAGTGGAGCCTGATTTTATGGCGGATTTGGGGATCACTCAGCATCTTTCGCCTAGTCGTCGGAATGGGTTGGGGCTGATACGTGAGAAGATCAAGAACTTCGCTGAGGCCTGCCTTGAGGAGCAAGCGAGCTAG
- a CDS encoding response regulator, producing the protein MTHPPNDPHRVGRILVVDDESLYAEMLYSILRQHHYLADMTDDPVRAKEMILENDYSLLVTDYQMPNMTGVQLVDAIREVGFTLPVIIISGMMHTPELQRAVNMGITTVLQKPTGTQNFLSHVNRYVPRPEPRTAVSSVKKRDPRSPLNLRPRAGNQTTYPQIQNHVPGSSPRTKKTLQRLWDRSKITNQIFLTCPKGGDALHFSKELACWKGYGDVSLNFVHIDKIAENNIGVHFDELIASKNSSELVVVDCRGDNLDGQAAALSEHIKSAHKYSSGSRELSFVYWFESDQFAALEGHFDQDLYTFCKTDLIHIAPLNERLLDLASYCRTLTRGFSKKLKRSDRKTMTPEAMHHLLQYPWPGNYAELGLVLWKAVAMKEDGPITLEQLLSALTVSGDFFKTDPIESSPLEAFLSLKQQLFIDRTGSGDESSLQLDSLNIESLGELMYPEIIQIGATDVA; encoded by the coding sequence ATGACACACCCCCCGAACGACCCTCACCGCGTCGGACGCATCCTTGTTGTGGATGACGAATCACTTTACGCGGAAATGCTGTATAGCATTTTGCGCCAGCATCATTACCTCGCTGACATGACGGACGACCCAGTCCGAGCGAAAGAGATGATACTTGAAAATGATTATAGTCTGTTGGTAACGGACTATCAAATGCCAAATATGACCGGAGTACAATTGGTAGATGCCATCAGAGAAGTCGGCTTCACACTACCGGTCATCATCATTTCTGGGATGATGCATACCCCTGAATTGCAGCGCGCGGTCAATATGGGGATCACCACGGTTCTACAAAAACCAACAGGCACTCAAAACTTCCTCTCTCACGTAAATCGATATGTTCCACGCCCGGAACCACGAACGGCTGTTTCCTCAGTCAAGAAGCGTGACCCAAGATCTCCCTTGAACCTTCGCCCTCGGGCTGGGAACCAGACCACTTACCCTCAGATACAAAATCATGTGCCCGGATCTTCTCCTCGGACTAAGAAGACACTCCAACGGCTGTGGGATAGGTCCAAAATCACAAATCAAATTTTTCTCACCTGCCCCAAGGGCGGCGATGCACTTCACTTTTCAAAGGAACTCGCCTGTTGGAAAGGTTACGGTGATGTGTCCCTCAATTTTGTCCACATAGATAAAATCGCAGAGAATAATATTGGGGTTCATTTCGATGAATTGATCGCCAGTAAAAATAGTAGTGAACTGGTAGTCGTTGACTGTCGTGGTGACAATTTAGACGGGCAAGCTGCGGCGTTATCAGAACACATCAAATCGGCACATAAGTATTCGAGTGGCTCCAGAGAACTCAGTTTCGTTTACTGGTTTGAATCAGACCAGTTCGCTGCTCTTGAGGGTCATTTTGACCAAGATCTATACACGTTTTGTAAAACGGACTTAATCCATATTGCACCCCTCAACGAACGCCTTCTTGACCTAGCGAGCTACTGTAGAACCCTCACTCGTGGATTCAGCAAAAAGCTCAAACGCTCAGATCGTAAGACCATGACGCCGGAAGCTATGCACCATTTGCTTCAATATCCATGGCCAGGAAACTACGCGGAGCTTGGTCTCGTGCTATGGAAGGCAGTCGCTATGAAAGAAGACGGCCCCATCACTCTTGAACAGCTCTTAAGTGCTCTGACCGTCTCTGGCGATTTTTTCAAAACGGACCCGATTGAATCCTCACCCTTGGAGGCGTTCCTTTCGCTCAAGCAACAGCTCTTCATTGATCGCACCGGCTCTGGGGATGAGTCTTCCCTGCAACTTGATTCCCTAAATATTGAGAGTCTCGGTGAGCTGATGTATCCGGAAATCATCCAGATCGGCGCCACGGACGTGGCTTAG
- a CDS encoding phosphoribosylaminoimidazolesuccinocarboxamide synthase, with protein MPDLPFVHIASGKVREIYEVDERTLLIIATDRLSAFDVIMKQGIPGKGIILNQLSLAWFDRVQGFVDHHLVDDHASRVEQLLVDFPELVGRSMLVDRLTPLPIEAIVRGHLAGSGLKIYKETGQLQGHLLPDGLVEGSKLPEPLFTPSTKAKADGHDMPITCKAAQELLGDEYYEVVEEASFRIYEFGVKYAAQAGLILADTKFEFGLTSDGKVKLMDEILTPDSSRYWPEDKFEPGRPQHAFDKQYIRDFLENTGWDKLPPPPEIPLEVLSETREKYLQALKALLESS; from the coding sequence ATGCCTGACTTGCCATTTGTGCACATTGCTTCTGGCAAGGTGAGAGAAATTTATGAAGTAGACGAAAGGACTCTGCTGATCATTGCGACAGATCGACTGTCTGCATTCGATGTTATCATGAAGCAGGGTATTCCGGGCAAGGGGATCATCCTCAATCAGCTTAGCTTGGCCTGGTTTGACCGGGTTCAGGGCTTTGTGGACCACCATCTGGTCGATGATCATGCAAGTCGGGTCGAGCAGCTCCTGGTTGACTTTCCAGAGTTGGTTGGCCGATCGATGCTGGTTGATCGTCTCACTCCATTGCCGATCGAGGCGATCGTGAGAGGTCATCTGGCGGGCAGTGGTCTAAAGATATATAAAGAAACGGGTCAGCTTCAGGGACACCTTTTACCAGATGGACTGGTTGAAGGCTCCAAGTTACCGGAACCGCTTTTTACTCCGTCAACGAAGGCGAAGGCCGACGGACATGACATGCCGATTACCTGTAAGGCTGCTCAAGAGCTGTTGGGCGATGAGTATTATGAAGTAGTTGAAGAAGCAAGTTTTCGGATATACGAATTTGGGGTTAAATACGCGGCACAAGCTGGATTGATTTTGGCGGATACGAAATTCGAATTTGGGCTTACTTCCGACGGTAAGGTGAAATTGATGGACGAGATTCTTACTCCGGATTCTTCTCGATACTGGCCTGAGGATAAGTTCGAGCCAGGCCGTCCGCAGCACGCTTTTGATAAACAATATATCCGCGATTTTCTCGAAAATACTGGCTGGGATAAGCTGCCCCCCCCACCCGAAATTCCACTGGAGGTATTGAGCGAGACACGAGAAAAATACCTCCAAGCACTCAAGGCTCTGCTTGAGAGCTCTTGA
- a CDS encoding ATP-binding cassette domain-containing protein codes for MESRSNESGRVPRIEVKGLTMAYGSFVVMRDLNFQIQNREIVIIMGLSGCGKSTLLRHMIGIHEPAEGEVVYDGASFTAADMEAREVMLRKFGVTFQSGALWSALTLAENVALPLEQYTSLKPNEIRELVVSKLALVGLNGFEDYYPSEISGGMRKRAGMARAIALDPTVLFFDEPSAGLDPLSSHRLDDLILKLRDHLGATVVIVTHELDSIFAIGDEAVYLDVEHRTITAKGNPKSLRDNPPHERVGAFLRREG; via the coding sequence ATGGAAAGTAGGAGTAATGAGTCGGGCAGGGTGCCAAGGATCGAAGTCAAAGGCCTTACGATGGCTTATGGCTCTTTTGTGGTAATGCGTGATCTCAATTTTCAAATTCAGAATCGAGAAATTGTGATAATTATGGGGTTGAGCGGGTGCGGAAAAAGTACGTTGCTGCGCCATATGATTGGTATTCACGAACCGGCTGAGGGAGAAGTTGTTTATGATGGGGCTAGTTTTACTGCTGCCGATATGGAGGCGCGCGAGGTTATGCTCCGCAAATTTGGCGTGACCTTTCAATCAGGAGCTCTCTGGAGTGCGCTTACTCTCGCGGAAAACGTGGCTTTGCCGTTGGAACAATATACCTCGCTCAAACCCAATGAAATCAGAGAATTAGTAGTATCTAAGCTTGCCCTCGTGGGATTGAATGGCTTCGAGGATTATTATCCGTCAGAGATTAGTGGCGGTATGCGTAAACGAGCAGGTATGGCTCGTGCCATTGCCTTGGATCCTACGGTGCTTTTTTTCGATGAGCCGTCTGCAGGCCTAGATCCGCTCAGTAGTCATCGCTTAGATGATCTGATCTTGAAACTTCGTGATCACCTAGGGGCAACTGTGGTTATTGTGACTCACGAATTAGACAGCATTTTCGCCATAGGAGATGAAGCGGTTTATCTCGATGTCGAGCACCGTACCATCACTGCAAAAGGCAATCCCAAATCCCTTCGCGACAATCCTCCCCATGAACGCGTGGGTGCGTTTTTGCGTCGCGAGGGTTAA